The genomic window TGATCCAACGCCGGGTGCAAGATCTGTTGGCCGAGGCTATTTTGGCTGGGACCATCCGTGATGGGGACCACCTAACCTTGACTGTAAATGAAGGAAAGATACGCATAAACCCTGTTCACCCTTAATTATTGGACGTAAGGTGGAAGTGATATCGCTTAAAATGTTTCATCTTTGTGAAAAGAGTGACGAAAAGATGAAGTAGGAATAGGCGTCAGCGTCTAATTGACGTACACTGTTTCAAGAGTTCTTAACATCCATCATGTGTTCTGATCGCCACCGATGTGGAGGAAAATGCAGATGTCCAAAAAAGATAAAAAGGCCAAAGCTGAAGCGTTTGCGGCTGAGCCCCTCACCAACACCATTGATGAAAAGCCTACTAAAAGAAAAAAGCTTAAAAAAGAGTTCTATGAAAGTGAACTGGTTAAGCTGCAAGTAGAGCTGGTGAAGTTGCAAGAGTGGATCAAGGCCAAGGGCTTGAAGGTCGTTGTGGTTTTTGAAGGCCGTGACGCAGCTGGTAAGGGTGGCGTGATCAAGCGTATTACAGAACGCTTTAACCCACGTATCTGTAAAGTGGTTGCTTTGGGCACCCCCACCGAGCGTGAAAAAACCCAGTGGTATTTCCAGCGCTATGTGGCCAATTTGCCCGCAGCCGGTGAGATGGTTCTACTGGACCGTAGCTGGTATAACCGTGCTGGTGTTGAGCGGGTTATGGGTTTTTGCTCCGATGAAGAGCATAAAGAGTATTTGCGCTCCTGCCCCGAGTTTGAACGGATGTTGGTCCGTAGTGGCATCATTTTGATCAAATACTGGTTCTCAGTCAGTGATGATGAGCAAGAGCGTCGTTTCCAGGCACGTGTGGAAGATCCTGTTAAGCGTTGGAAGCTGAGCCCCATGGACCTGGAGTCCCGTCAGCGTTGGGTCGAGTACTCTAAAGCCAAAGATGAGATGTTTGCCCACACCGATATCAAGCAGGCTCCTTGGTATGTGGTCAATGGTGAGGACAAAAAGCGGGCACGCCTGAACTGCATCACGCACCTGCTCTCCATGATCCCTTATGAGGATCTGACACCTAAGGCCATTAAGCTGCCCCAGCGAACAGCCAACACATTGGGTTATGTACGTCCACCCAAAGGTGAGCAAACCGCCATTCCTGATAAGTATTAAGTCACATCTTCAGGATCAGGTTATAAAAAAAGGACCGGTTTTTTGCCGGTCCTTTTTTTATGTCATCCTGCTTTCTTAATCAGCAGCTCATACCACCATCAATCACCAGGGTTTGACCGGTAATAAAGCGCGCTTCATCGGAGAGGAAAAAGCGAACTGGGCCAATGATATCCTCCACCTCCCCCAAACGTCCCAAGGGGGTACGGCGGATGATCTGCTGCCGTTGGTTATCCCCCAAACCGGACGACATCTCTGTTTCCAAATAACCTGGAGCAACCGCATTAACCGTAATCCCTGCACGGCCCACTTCCCGAGCCAGGGCACGGGTGGCGCCCTCCATGGCTGCTTTACTGGCTGCATAGGCTACCAAACCAGAAAAACCCCGCTGAGCAATGACCGAGCTGATATTGATGATACGCCCCCGCTTACGTAGCATCATACGGCGAATACACTGCTTGGTCAGGGCCAAGGTACCGGTTACATTAATATCCATGGTCTGTTCCACCATCTCATCACCCATGGTGGCCAGTAGACCATCTGGGGCAACGGCCGCATTGTTGATCAACGCTTCGATGGGGCCAATCTCTTTTTCCACCCGGTCGACCATCGTGGTCATCTCTTCCGGGTTGGAAAGATCACCGGTCAAAAAATGAAAACGCTGAGGGTCGATATTTGCCAGCTCTTTGACCGCATCGGTCTCACGACGGCTAAAGGAGACCACATGCCGGTTATTGATGAGCAGATCCTGCACAATGGCCAGCCCTAAACCACGGCTGCCGCCACTGACCAGCGTCACGGATGCGGGTGATGTATCGGATGTCATGGTTAGGCTCCAAGGCATGAAAAAGTTAATCTTTTAACGGTTCTAAGGGCTTAGACCTCTGCCTATGCCCAGGGCTTTGCAGCCTTTTTACAACCCATAACACAGATGGTGCAGGGGAAAGCTGATCATCCCTAACAGGGTACAAACTATGGATATTACACAGATCCATGGGGGACACCATATGCCATGAAGGCATTGGGATTATGTCATGCCCTATCCCCCCTGCCCCCTATGGATACCCCCAGTAAACAGGGCTTAAGCAGAAGGTTTCATTCGCATGATGGGGTGCGACTCATTTTACCACTCTCTTTGGTGGTTAACTGTTCCACAAATTGGACCAGCCGTGGTCGTTCAAAGGGTTCAAGTTGGCCATGGGCTCTTTTCCTTAACCGTTGTTCCACCTCAGCAGCCTCACCATCGGTGACCACTTCAACCGCCGGGACCACACCGGTTAACTTGGAGGGATGTCCAAAAACCCGTAACTCCACAACCCCCTCCACACCCCGCAGAGCCGACTCTACCCGCTCCGGCCACACCTTGTGCCCTCCCACATTGAGCAGATCCCCTTCCCGCCCTAAAAAGAGAACCCGGTTCTGCTGAATATCAACCAAATCGCCGGTGGCCCGCCAGCCCGCTTCCGTTGGTGCCTCAACCCCTTCATAACGAACCATGCCATGGACCGCCCGGATCCATAACCGATCCTTACGTACCGCCAGCTCTACACCATCGGCCGTGGGTTGATCCAGATAGTGGGTCGGAAATCCCGCCAAACCATCATGCACCGTAAAACAGCGGCCATGTTCACTGGTGGCAAAAATATGGGTAATCCGGGTTTGTGGCCCAACCTGTTCCCGTAAACCGTCCAAAACCGATTGATCTGCAGCTTCTCCCCCTAGGGTAATCTGCTCCACGCTTTGGCCCCAGTCGCCCCCCTGACCAAAGGCCAATAGGCGTCGCCAAAAGGTGGGGGTGCCGGAGGCGTGTGTGACCGCTTTTTGGGCCATCAACCGGGCAATAAGATGCGGTTCCGATCGTGCTGGAACAACCAGTTGAGCGCCATTGAGTAGAACCTGAGAGATCACTTGCAAACCGGCATATAACCAACCGGGGTAGCTCATCAACCAGCGGGTTTGCTTAAAGGCTGGCTGCTGACGAACAGGACCTGTCATGGATTGCCAAGTATGGGTCACCGCTTTGGGCACACCGGTAGAGCCTGATGTGAAGAAGGTAAGATAGGTAGAAGCTGGCTGAGGATCTAATGTCGGTTTAACCAGATCATGGACTTGACCTGATGCACCATCCACCCAGGCAATACAGGCATGCGTTTGTGCCTGTTTTTCAGCATTGGCTTGGGGAGATAACAGAAAAACCCAGGCCCCCACATGATTCAAGGCCACAAGGGTCGGCAACATCAAGCGTGGTTCGGCACAGCGCAAAGCAATGCGTTGCCCGCACCAGTGCTTCCAGCTTGCTGCCAAACGCCGTGCTTCGGTTTTTAAAACACCGTAGGTAAGCACACCTTGGGTATCGTGTAAAAAGGGATCAAGATCCGCAGCAGGCAGCTGTTGCAACAGATTCATAGGGGAGTACTACTCAGCTTCGCTAAAAAGAGCGGCAATATCAGAGACCTTAAAAATCTCTTTGTTCTGAGTACGCATCAGATCAAAAGGATCCTTACCCAGGATCATCTCTAGCTTAATGGCGACTTCAGCCCACTCAAAGGAGTCCAATACAACCTTATCCCGTACAGAGTCTTCACCTTCAATGGTCAAAGGTTTTTCACCCCGTTGGGCCATTACCTGGGCGATGGTTTCGATAACGGTTTTCAAATAGATCTCATAGGTCATGAACTGGGGCTCCTGGCCAACCATGATGAATACGGCCCAAGGGTTCCACCCATGGTACAGCGATGCAAGGTATTAACTTTGATTCCAAAGGTTCATTTCCGCCCAATTGGCAGCATCCATACGGTTGGAGGCATCAATCTTACGGTAAAGATTATAGGTATGGGCTTTGACCGTATGCAGGCTAATACCCAGTTCGTAAGCAATGCGCTTGTTGCTATACCCAGCCGTAATAAGACGTAGTATTTCTGCTTCTCGCGAGGTAATACCATTGGGCCATTGGTTGCGTTTGGGCATACTACCACTTTGGGGGCCACGTTCAATCAAACCACGGGTCAGGGTCTTGCGGGAGAACCATAACTCACCCCGTTCAACCGACTCCAAAGCTTTAATTAACTGCTCAATGGGGGTTTCATACGTGACCACACCACGAATACCCGACTGCAGAGCACGCAGTTCCAGGCTCATATCATCCGGTAGGTTAATCAGCAATACCAGAGGAATGGCACCATCTTGGTTACTCAACAGGGAGAAAATACGCTCTTTATCTCCACTCTGCTGCCAATCCCATATCCATAACACACTACCCAGGCTGGAACGCACCGTAAATGCTGTCGGTGTGGTTCCAGATTGTAGCGTACATTCCCGCCCCACAGCCTGCTCCAGATAGCCAATTAGCAGTTTGGCTTGGATGGTAGGCTGGGTAAACAGTATCAGTTCCATGGCCGTTTTGGACACTTGCTGATCACCTTTGCTCAGTATTGCATGGTTGAAATGGCTTATATGTGCTGCTTGGGGTCTTAAGCTTAATCTAAGACCACCGGTATTATGTTAGAGAAATCAGGGGGGGATTCAAACCTTAAACTTGGTTTTTCTACAGCATATTTTTTTTATGTGCTTCGAGGGTTCTTTCCAGAACCGTCATAAAATGGTAAAACTCCCCCCTTTCCATCTATCAGTTAAGGCAGGAACGGTCTATGGTGGCTTCTTATTACAAAAGAGGCAGCCCCTTTTTTATATGCTTGGAATGCAGAGGCAACAGAAACGGTACATGACTCTACCCACCTGTTTGACAGAACGGCGTTTTCTCACAGCGGACCAAGGTGACGCAGCCTTGGCGGAAACCATTGCCATGCGTTTAAAACGTGGCATTGATCAACGTGGTGTTGCGGGGTTGATTGTACCCGGCGGACGTTCACCCAGAGGTCTGTTTCACCATCTGTGTCAGCAGGATCTACCATGGGAAAAAGTCACCGTTACATTGACGGATGAACGTCTGGTCCCAGCAGACGCCCCTGAAAGTAACATGCGCCAGCTGCGCCAACTTTTTTTGCGCCAAGGTGCGGCTAAAGCCAATCTTCTTCCATTGGTCACCACCATGTGTGATCCAGCCATGGCAGCCTTGCGTGCCTGTGAACAGCTCCAAAAGTTTCCATGGCCCGCAGATGCCACCTTGCTGGGTTTTGGATCTCAAGATCACATGGCTTCCCTTTTTCCAGGGGATGAACAGCCTTTTGAGTTTCCAGACCATGTGCGCTGTGTAGCGACCCGAGGTCCCGAGCCGCCGCGTGCACGCATTAGCCTAACCCCTGCGGCCATGCTGGATAGCCGTTGGGTGGGGGTGATGATTCCCACCCGGGATAAGTTGTGCCGTTTTGAACTGGCCAAACAGCATGGACCTGTCGATGAAATGCCCCTACGGGCCATTCTGCATCAGAATCATATTCCGGTCACAGCATGGATACAGGCAGGCAACGAAACCTACGCACCATCCAACTATGGGTAAGGTGCTCCACAGCTCAAAAAAAAACCCATGCATCTCACTAGGACATGCATGGGTTCCTACCAGTTAGATGTCTGATTCGGTGCCATAAAGGCTGCTGATCAGACGGTTCGGTCCTATTTACTGTCGCTCTCCGAAGCATTGCTGCTCCAGCCATATCCGTAGCCGGGCCAACCGTAACCATAAGCAGGATATCCATAGCCATAGTAGCTTGGATAACCATATCCAGAATAACCTGGGTAACCACCCCAGCCGGGATATCCGCCCCAGCCGGGATAACCACCCCAACCAGGACCATTGAACCAGTTCCCAGGCCACCAATTACCCCACCAAGCATCTGCATCTTTGGGTACCATCATCATACCGCTACCCAGCAGTGCCGCCAATCCTAAAATAGCCAGACCTCGTTTCATCTGCCTTCTCCTTCTTTCATGCCAAAAAAAAGATGGTGAAAGCCCCTTCAAAAGTCGTAGGTAGTAACCATGGCATCCGACCCTAAAAGGAGCGAAAAAATATCAATGGGCTACCAATCATTCTGACCCCTAAACACATGCCCCAATATGGTCTAAATACAGGGCATCACTCAAAGCGATTTATCTTAGATTAAGCCTCTTTTTACACGTGATCAAGCATTTTCTAATAAACTTAATGTAATAAAATCTTTATCGAAACTAAGAAATACTTATAAAAAAAAGACTGTGATTCATCGACCACAGTCTTTTTCCATAATCCAATTGAATAGATGCTTATTTTCAACCGTTTAAGAATGGATTTCCCATACGTTCCTGCCCCACCGTGGTTGAGGGGCCATGACCGGGGTGGCAGACAACGCCATCCTCCAGGTTCATTAAACGGGTTTCGATACTCTTAATGAGCTTACCGTGATCTCCACCGGGTAGATCGGTACGGCCAATCCCCCCTGCAAACAGGGTATCCCCCACCGCCACTTCATCACCCCAACGGATACAGCACCCCCCCGGTGTGTGGCCCGGTGTATGGATAATCTCCAACTTCAAACCACACAGCTCCAGGCTTTGCCCATGTTCCAGGTTATGATCAACCTCTGGCGCTGGGCCAAAAGGCAACCCCCACCGGGCTGCATGGCTGGGTGCATTGTCTACCAGGAACTGATCTTCCGGGTGTAACCAAAACTCACAGCCCGAGGCACGCTTTAACTCATGCACCGCCCCAATATGGTCAAAGTGACCATGGGTGTTAACAATATGGGCCACTTTTAACCCCAAACGGGTTAGATGACGTAGAATTTCCCCGGCATCCCCACCTGGATCAATTAAAAGTGCATCCTCCCCTTCCGATGCCGCCAGAATGTGGCAGTTTACCTGTAAGGGTCCTGTCTCCAGGATCTCATGAATTACCGTCATCGGAACGCTCCGCTTGAATTCGATCAACAATAGGTCCAGACAACCCTTCCTGCATCACAACCTTATAACCACGCTTGGTCAGATCGTCCCGCAGTCGCATAAGGGCTTCGACAGACTCCTGATGGGTCTCATAGGGATTACGGCGCACGGTACCGGGAGAGCCGGTTTTACCCCACTCTCGTATGACATGCCACCGACCCAACAGATCGGGTTGAATCTGGATGGCATAGTACCAGACCACATCGGTTTCTCGATTGATCCGCTGAAGGTAGGCTTTCATGCACAACCCCATGAGTGGCCATTTTTTATTACTTGCCCGTTTACTCCTACGGCCTACTGCCGCATCATGACAGGAAATGGCTTTGGACGCAAAAATCATCGTATACCGTCTATCTGACCCCGACCTATGTGTAAGACCCTTTGATACACCATGGTGTGTACATCGGCATATGGGCAAGATGCGGTATAAGGGTGAGGGATACCATACAACGGTACCCTTATCACTGAACCAGGCACCGGGCCATGCGCTATGTTAAAAGATGATCGATTAAGGGGTATACCCAGGGCATGAAGCAGATACCAGGCCCTTAAACCCCTCGTCTACCTTGTGACTTGTTGACACTTAAAACGACTCTGTACAATCGCCACTTAAACAAGGGTAAAGCAAACCATGTGGGATATCCCTCGACCCATCGTTAACCAGATTCTTAGCCATGCGATGCGCTGCCAACCTGAAGAGTGTGTGGGCATACTCTCCGGCCAGGGTAAAGAGATCCGTCACTGGCACCCCATGACCAATGCACTGGCAGATAGTCGCCGTTTTTTGGCCGACCCCAGTGAACAGATTCAATTGTTTAAAAATTTACGGGAAAAAGGGGAAGAGGTGGTGGCGATCTACCACAGCCACCCCACAGAACCAGCAGAGCCCTCGGCTGTGGACCTGGATCAATCCCACTATCCCGATGCACTCTACCTTATTGTCTCTCTGGCGACCGATGGTCGTTTGGACATGAACGGCTATACCATTAAGGATGGCACGGCTACGCCCCAGGAACTGACCATTCACGATTGAGAAATAAGATGACCATTACACCCCAGCAGATGCAGGCTTTAGAAACGCAACTAAACGGTTTTGATCATCTGCTGGTGGCGTTTTCTGGTGGTGTAGACTCAACACTTCTGTTGGCAGAGGCAGTCCGCCTGTTAGGTAAAGATCGGGTTATTGCGCTCACCGCACTCTCCCCCACCTTACCCGCTCAGGAGCAACAGGAAGCCCAGGCGCTTGCCCAACAGATTGGTGCGACATCGATCATGGAACCCACCCATGAAATGAATAACCCCGCCTTTACCGCCAATGGCCCGGATCGCTGTTATCACTGTAAAACCACCCTGTTTGACCTGTGTGATCAAATCCTTGCCAAACAGGATGATCCTCAGCAATGGGCCATCGCCTATGGGGCCAATCTGGATGATCTAGGTGACCACCGACCGGGTATGGATGCCGCGCGGGAACGGGGTATTTATGCCCCCCTTCTACAAGCGAAGTGGGGGAAAGATCTTATTCGGGCACGCTCCCATCAGTTAGGGCTACCTACGGCGGACAAAGCTGCCATGGCTTGTCTCTCTTCACGTTTTCCTACCCATACCCCCATTACCCTTACCCACCTAAACCGTGTTGAAAAAGCCGAAAATCTGTTACGCAAGGCGGGGTTCAAACTGTTTAGGGTACGCTTTGAGGGTAACCGGGCACGTATTGAACTGGGGCAAGAGGAACTCTACCGTTTAGACGAGGAGCTGGTCCAAACCGAACTGGTTCAAGCCATTAAACACTGTGGCTTTGAGCAGGTCTATTTGGACCCCAAAGGCTATCGTACAGGTGGGGCCAATACACCCCATTAAGAACAGACCGCTCTCATACCACTCCCTATCACCATGCCTTAGGTTAATCCCTAAACTTTTTAGCTTAAACCACATTTCATGCCTTTTGGCTACCCACACAAACTATTTTAGTTGTATCTATGATGATCCGATGAGTAAGGGTGACTATTCCTATACTTTTATATAAAGGAACGTGCCCATGAAAAAACCACTCTTTATCATTTCATGTTCAACACTTCTGCTTGTTGCGCCACCTTTGGCCCATGCTGGTTTTTATCTGGGTGGAGGGGCAGGTATTAGCCAAATACAGAACTACCCCAAAACAACCGGGGCCTCCTATGACGACAGTAATGTGACGGGTAAAGTCTACGCGGGGTACCAATTCCACAAAAATGTCGCCCTTGAAGCTGCCTACCACCACCTGGGCAACATTAAAGGTAACTTTAGCGGTGTGGTGGCCGAGGCCAAAGCGTTTGGGGGCAGTTTACAAGTGGTGGCCAAACTACCAGTGACAGAAAAAACCGCCCTTTTTATCAAAGGTGGTGGCTTGTACACCCGTGTGGTGGCTGAAGCTTCTTACAATGCTTTAAGTGCTTCTGCAAAAGATGCCAGGGTTGCCCCTGTTTTGGGTATTGGGGCTGAAACCGATATTTCCAATCAGATAAAACTTAGAGCCGAAGTGGAACATGTCATTAATGTGGGGAATGCAGGAACCACAGGCCAAGCAGATATTACGACCTTTACAGCCAGCGCTAATTATAATTTCTAACCCATCTACACAAGGAGAAATTCAATGTTAAACCCATGCAAAAAGTGGCTTTTCTCCTTGCTTATGGTGGTCTCCACTATGGGGTTGGCTTTGCATGCGCTGGCCAACCCCATGATGGAGGCCTTTGATGCCATCCCGGACTCTTCTCATATTGGACAAATCTATCAATTAAACAAATTATCACCCAATGATCGGTTGCTCTGCACCATGCAGGAGCAGAACCTGCAACAGGATGAGCTGGCGTTACAACAGTTAAAGGTCTCCCTTTCACGCTTGGAAACGTTAAAGAACAGACTGGAACTGAAACTGTTAACCCACCAACAAGGTAAAAAACCTTTTGCTCAGGATCTGTTTGATCTGCTCACCCATGCAAAAATGCTGGCTGAAGAGAATTTGGAACAGCGCGCATTGCACCATAAGACCAAGAGCCAAACATTTTTAAAGCATGTCACAAAATATGAAAAAAAATGTGTCGGCAAAACCATTGTACAAGCCTCTGACACACCCACTCCCCAGGACCTTTTAACACAACCGGTTGCAACACTGACCGCCCCGAGCCCTTCGGAACCGGTTCTCCCTCTGGATCGACCACCCACGGTAGCAAACCCTCTCGATCAAGCTGTTTTTTATACCTATCTCGGCTCTTATACAGAGCTGCTCCAGGCACAACAGATTGCTGAAAAGGTGATCCACATGACCGGCACCCCCACTTCAACCGTCACCATAACCCCTGTATTTAATGGCCAAATGCAACGTGTGTATGTTGGTCCTTTTAACAAACAGCAGGCAAGCACCATGAAACAACGGATTGAAAAACAACTTCACTTAAATGATCTACAAGTTACAGATCAGATTTAATGCGTATGCAGGGGGAGTGGTGTCGGATGCATAAGGGGGGGTACCCATGCGATAGGGTGCATGGGCCCACAACAAACCCATGCACCATTTAGACATCTTGTCGCACATACGGTGGTGGTTGCCTGATCCCTCTGGCCGTGTCGCCAACCAAGGAGCGAACCTTGGCTGACCCATTGCACGGCTGCTACTTTGTCTTCTCTCTAAGAATATCTGTTTGCATCTGTTTGGCCAGCTCTTTGGGATCGGTAGTTGGCGGTAAGCAACGCAGGGCACGACAGACAAAACCGGTGGCTTTATCCGCTAACATGGGCTTAAACAGCACAGGCCAATCAGCTTCAACATGCTCTGCCGGATCATGGAACGTGAGCACCATACCCACATGGCCCTTTTCTTTGGCCACATCGCGCATCTGCTGCACATCCTTAGCACCCCGTTTTCCAATAATGGCGACCTCCAAACGCTGCTCCGGTGCTTGCCACTGACTGCTGAGCAACGCTGGCGCATGACCATTTTGCACCTGGCTATGGGTTTGTAGTGCTTTAAAAATGGCCGCCGCTCTCTCTTGCCACTTGGTAGTGCCTGTATAGCCAGAGAGCCGATACAACGACTCCACCACCATGGCATTTAAAGAAGGTTCGGGGTCGTCAGTAATAGGATGCCGGGGTGGAAGAGGACTTTTTACAGACAAAGGCCGCTCTTGGATGGGGTGCTGTGGTGTGACTTGGTAGGCGTGTAAAAGCTCTGCGGCCACCTTTTC from Magnetococcus sp. PR-3 includes these protein-coding regions:
- the ppk2 gene encoding polyphosphate kinase 2, which produces MSKKDKKAKAEAFAAEPLTNTIDEKPTKRKKLKKEFYESELVKLQVELVKLQEWIKAKGLKVVVVFEGRDAAGKGGVIKRITERFNPRICKVVALGTPTEREKTQWYFQRYVANLPAAGEMVLLDRSWYNRAGVERVMGFCSDEEHKEYLRSCPEFERMLVRSGIILIKYWFSVSDDEQERRFQARVEDPVKRWKLSPMDLESRQRWVEYSKAKDEMFAHTDIKQAPWYVVNGEDKKRARLNCITHLLSMIPYEDLTPKAIKLPQRTANTLGYVRPPKGEQTAIPDKY
- a CDS encoding SDR family NAD(P)-dependent oxidoreductase; this translates as MTSDTSPASVTLVSGGSRGLGLAIVQDLLINNRHVVSFSRRETDAVKELANIDPQRFHFLTGDLSNPEEMTTMVDRVEKEIGPIEALINNAAVAPDGLLATMGDEMVEQTMDINVTGTLALTKQCIRRMMLRKRGRIINISSVIAQRGFSGLVAYAASKAAMEGATRALAREVGRAGITVNAVAPGYLETEMSSGLGDNQRQQIIRRTPLGRLGEVEDIIGPVRFFLSDEARFITGQTLVIDGGMSC
- a CDS encoding class I adenylate-forming enzyme family protein, yielding MNLLQQLPAADLDPFLHDTQGVLTYGVLKTEARRLAASWKHWCGQRIALRCAEPRLMLPTLVALNHVGAWVFLLSPQANAEKQAQTHACIAWVDGASGQVHDLVKPTLDPQPASTYLTFFTSGSTGVPKAVTHTWQSMTGPVRQQPAFKQTRWLMSYPGWLYAGLQVISQVLLNGAQLVVPARSEPHLIARLMAQKAVTHASGTPTFWRRLLAFGQGGDWGQSVEQITLGGEAADQSVLDGLREQVGPQTRITHIFATSEHGRCFTVHDGLAGFPTHYLDQPTADGVELAVRKDRLWIRAVHGMVRYEGVEAPTEAGWRATGDLVDIQQNRVLFLGREGDLLNVGGHKVWPERVESALRGVEGVVELRVFGHPSKLTGVVPAVEVVTDGEAAEVEQRLRKRAHGQLEPFERPRLVQFVEQLTTKESGKMSRTPSCE
- a CDS encoding response regulator transcription factor translates to MSKTAMELILFTQPTIQAKLLIGYLEQAVGRECTLQSGTTPTAFTVRSSLGSVLWIWDWQQSGDKERIFSLLSNQDGAIPLVLLINLPDDMSLELRALQSGIRGVVTYETPIEQLIKALESVERGELWFSRKTLTRGLIERGPQSGSMPKRNQWPNGITSREAEILRLITAGYSNKRIAYELGISLHTVKAHTYNLYRKIDASNRMDAANWAEMNLWNQS
- the pgl gene encoding 6-phosphogluconolactonase; translated protein: MTLPTCLTERRFLTADQGDAALAETIAMRLKRGIDQRGVAGLIVPGGRSPRGLFHHLCQQDLPWEKVTVTLTDERLVPADAPESNMRQLRQLFLRQGAAKANLLPLVTTMCDPAMAALRACEQLQKFPWPADATLLGFGSQDHMASLFPGDEQPFEFPDHVRCVATRGPEPPRARISLTPAAMLDSRWVGVMIPTRDKLCRFELAKQHGPVDEMPLRAILHQNHIPVTAWIQAGNETYAPSNYG
- a CDS encoding MBL fold metallo-hydrolase, coding for MTVIHEILETGPLQVNCHILAASEGEDALLIDPGGDAGEILRHLTRLGLKVAHIVNTHGHFDHIGAVHELKRASGCEFWLHPEDQFLVDNAPSHAARWGLPFGPAPEVDHNLEHGQSLELCGLKLEIIHTPGHTPGGCCIRWGDEVAVGDTLFAGGIGRTDLPGGDHGKLIKSIETRLMNLEDGVVCHPGHGPSTTVGQERMGNPFLNG
- a CDS encoding WGR domain-containing protein — its product is MKAYLQRINRETDVVWYYAIQIQPDLLGRWHVIREWGKTGSPGTVRRNPYETHQESVEALMRLRDDLTKRGYKVVMQEGLSGPIVDRIQAERSDDGNS
- a CDS encoding M67 family metallopeptidase codes for the protein MWDIPRPIVNQILSHAMRCQPEECVGILSGQGKEIRHWHPMTNALADSRRFLADPSEQIQLFKNLREKGEEVVAIYHSHPTEPAEPSAVDLDQSHYPDALYLIVSLATDGRLDMNGYTIKDGTATPQELTIHD
- the larE gene encoding ATP-dependent sacrificial sulfur transferase LarE, whose amino-acid sequence is MTITPQQMQALETQLNGFDHLLVAFSGGVDSTLLLAEAVRLLGKDRVIALTALSPTLPAQEQQEAQALAQQIGATSIMEPTHEMNNPAFTANGPDRCYHCKTTLFDLCDQILAKQDDPQQWAIAYGANLDDLGDHRPGMDAARERGIYAPLLQAKWGKDLIRARSHQLGLPTADKAAMACLSSRFPTHTPITLTHLNRVEKAENLLRKAGFKLFRVRFEGNRARIELGQEELYRLDEELVQTELVQAIKHCGFEQVYLDPKGYRTGGANTPH
- a CDS encoding outer membrane beta-barrel protein; protein product: MKKPLFIISCSTLLLVAPPLAHAGFYLGGGAGISQIQNYPKTTGASYDDSNVTGKVYAGYQFHKNVALEAAYHHLGNIKGNFSGVVAEAKAFGGSLQVVAKLPVTEKTALFIKGGGLYTRVVAEASYNALSASAKDARVAPVLGIGAETDISNQIKLRAEVEHVINVGNAGTTGQADITTFTASANYNF
- a CDS encoding SPOR domain-containing protein, which codes for MLNPCKKWLFSLLMVVSTMGLALHALANPMMEAFDAIPDSSHIGQIYQLNKLSPNDRLLCTMQEQNLQQDELALQQLKVSLSRLETLKNRLELKLLTHQQGKKPFAQDLFDLLTHAKMLAEENLEQRALHHKTKSQTFLKHVTKYEKKCVGKTIVQASDTPTPQDLLTQPVATLTAPSPSEPVLPLDRPPTVANPLDQAVFYTYLGSYTELLQAQQIAEKVIHMTGTPTSTVTITPVFNGQMQRVYVGPFNKQQASTMKQRIEKQLHLNDLQVTDQI